From the Desulfarculaceae bacterium genome, one window contains:
- a CDS encoding phage terminase large subunit, giving the protein MSGRPSAVVIKPPPHRGQLQLLNFLTTHRFVLACCGRRFGKTIGLLMDMLRESVNYPNINAWWVDAIHYLARRAFRIMSKVVAASYLATPENISKSELRIELITGSVMEFHSAERGDRLRGEGVHRAYLNEASLIKAELWYEALYPMLTDTGGRAAFAFTPKGQGHWTYKEFLKGQSAESPDYASIQLPTSANPHIDPKFIEAAKKDLPAESFRQEYLAEFLPDSSGVFRNIDACTKGELDSPHTVPVNGPYAGGLDLAKHEDYTVLDILDARGRLAWHDRFQRQNWPVMKARIIEAAKRYRAHLVVESNSIGDVIIDDLREAGVSCEGFATTGSSKQGLIQGLMTALEQSLITFPSIPELIIELKIFEYDRLPSGAIRYQAPEGAHDDEVIALALAVRAWRGMSRGKDDDWLDGADLDQVLGRRAA; this is encoded by the coding sequence ATGAGCGGGCGGCCCAGCGCGGTGGTGATCAAGCCGCCTCCCCACCGGGGTCAGCTGCAGCTGCTCAATTTCCTGACTACCCACCGATTCGTCCTGGCTTGTTGCGGCCGGCGCTTCGGGAAAACCATCGGCCTGCTCATGGACATGCTCCGGGAGTCGGTCAATTACCCCAACATCAACGCCTGGTGGGTCGACGCGATCCACTACCTGGCGCGCCGGGCCTTCCGGATCATGAGCAAGGTGGTGGCCGCGTCCTACCTGGCCACCCCGGAGAACATCAGCAAATCAGAGCTTCGGATCGAGCTGATCACGGGCAGCGTGATGGAGTTCCATAGCGCCGAGCGTGGTGACCGGCTGCGCGGCGAGGGTGTGCACCGGGCCTATCTGAACGAAGCCAGCCTGATCAAGGCCGAGCTTTGGTACGAGGCCCTTTACCCCATGCTCACCGACACAGGCGGCCGGGCCGCCTTTGCCTTCACGCCCAAAGGGCAGGGCCACTGGACGTACAAGGAATTCCTCAAGGGCCAGAGCGCGGAGTCACCTGACTACGCCTCCATCCAGCTCCCCACCAGCGCCAACCCGCACATTGATCCGAAGTTCATCGAGGCGGCCAAGAAGGACCTGCCGGCCGAGTCATTCCGCCAGGAGTACTTGGCCGAGTTCCTGCCGGACAGCTCGGGAGTGTTCCGCAACATCGACGCCTGCACCAAGGGCGAGCTGGACAGCCCGCACACCGTGCCGGTCAACGGCCCCTACGCCGGCGGGCTGGATCTGGCCAAGCACGAGGATTACACGGTCCTGGACATCCTGGACGCCCGGGGCCGGCTGGCCTGGCATGACCGTTTCCAGCGCCAGAACTGGCCGGTGATGAAGGCCCGGATCATCGAGGCGGCCAAGCGCTACCGGGCCCACCTGGTGGTGGAGTCCAACAGCATCGGGGACGTGATCATCGATGACCTCCGGGAAGCGGGGGTCAGCTGCGAGGGGTTCGCCACCACGGGCAGCTCCAAGCAGGGCCTGATCCAGGGGCTGATGACCGCCCTGGAGCAGAGCCTGATCACCTTCCCGTCCATTCCCGAGCTGATCATTGAGCTGAAGATTTTCGAATATGACCGGCTGCCCTCGGGGGCGATCCGCTACCAGGCGCCGGAGGGGGCCCATGACGATGAGGTCATAGCTCTTGCCCTGGCGGTGCGCGCCTGGCGCGGGATGAGCCGGGGCAAGGATGACGACTGGCTGGACGGCGCGGACCTGGATCAGGTGCTGGGTAGGAGGGCGGCCTAA
- a CDS encoding response regulator, with amino-acid sequence MNLVYKVLWVDDQPVSIRGSVEEIGEHIDKLGYEPNITVLTPMAERELDDAIENKLWNLIVVDYNLTKEMSGKDFITKIREKGIIASVVFYSADPAMVEQEIKKSALEGVYWASRDDELEETLKNVIEYTLRIVMNVNSMRGLVMAEVAEMDYDMEDIIRAHHKNLDNGGKQKIELDIYRRIEKSNNDRSSQIKRIAEELSLEKCLDWRVIDSDKRRRTTQKILGQCKIDGDEFSVFSNCQGVLGKRNFLAHGRTMVENGLEFVKFGEQKFNLQEALDLRNELRKQRANFKELKALIESYHKADKGQ; translated from the coding sequence ATGAATCTTGTATATAAAGTCCTTTGGGTAGACGACCAACCGGTAAGCATTAGGGGGTCGGTGGAAGAAATAGGAGAGCACATAGATAAGCTTGGGTATGAGCCAAATATTACTGTATTAACTCCAATGGCCGAACGTGAGTTAGATGACGCAATAGAGAATAAATTGTGGAATTTAATAGTTGTTGACTACAATTTAACTAAAGAAATGTCTGGAAAAGATTTTATTACAAAGATTAGAGAAAAGGGAATAATCGCTTCGGTTGTGTTTTATTCAGCTGACCCTGCTATGGTTGAACAGGAAATTAAAAAGTCAGCTTTAGAAGGAGTATATTGGGCTAGTCGTGATGATGAGTTAGAGGAAACTCTAAAAAACGTAATAGAATACACTTTGCGGATTGTAATGAATGTTAATTCTATGCGTGGTTTGGTCATGGCCGAGGTGGCCGAGATGGATTATGACATGGAAGATATTATAAGAGCCCATCACAAAAACCTAGACAATGGTGGGAAACAAAAAATCGAGCTAGACATTTATAGGAGAATTGAAAAATCTAATAATGATAGAAGTAGCCAGATCAAAAGGATTGCTGAAGAGCTTTCACTCGAAAAATGTCTTGATTGGAGGGTGATTGATTCTGATAAACGGCGTAGAACTACCCAGAAAATATTAGGTCAGTGCAAAATTGACGGGGATGAATTTTCAGTTTTTTCGAATTGCCAGGGGGTATTGGGTAAAAGAAACTTTTTGGCCCATGGCAGGACAATGGTTGAAAATGGCCTAGAATTTGTGAAATTTGGCGAACAGAAATTCAATTTGCAGGAAGCGCTGGACTTGAGGAACGAACTCCGGAAACAAAGGGCAAATTTCAAAGAACTCAAGGCTTTGATTGAGTCGTACCATAAGGCTGATAAAGGACAATAG
- a CDS encoding DNA cytosine methyltransferase — MLFVDLFAGCGGLSLGLMQAGWDGLFAIERSEDAFSSLKFNLIEGEKYSFKWPSWLEVKNYEIDEFLKTNRKNLIDMRGEIDLVAGGPPCQGFSLVGRRDPHDPRNQLFKSYLEIVKLLLPRFLLFENVQAFTVGFQDSKKNKNRERSEPYDQLIASSLAEIGYKVFKEVIRSADVGIPQRRKRFLLLAIAKEDPALMQIGEDSPFDIFRGYLKPFRAYKGLPPEGDITVGMAISDLETNAHKLISCVDTDQSGFMQIDYSAPKKLSPYVSLMRHGMNGDMPDSLRLANHRIKTKNKFKKILDTCVHGKNLSCDDRARLGIKKHALMPLAIDQLSATVTTLPDDIIHYSEPRILTVREMARLQSFPDWFSFLGKYTTGNKKRKSECPRYTQVGNAVPPLLAEALGRTLASLGNC, encoded by the coding sequence ATGCTGTTTGTGGACCTATTTGCGGGATGCGGTGGGCTCTCGCTTGGTTTGATGCAAGCAGGTTGGGATGGACTTTTTGCTATAGAACGATCTGAAGATGCCTTTTCCTCCTTGAAATTTAATTTGATTGAAGGAGAGAAATATTCATTTAAGTGGCCATCGTGGCTTGAAGTTAAGAATTATGAGATTGATGAGTTTCTGAAGACTAACAGGAAAAACCTCATAGATATGAGGGGCGAGATAGACTTGGTAGCTGGAGGCCCCCCATGCCAGGGCTTCTCGCTGGTGGGTAGGCGTGATCCCCATGATCCACGCAACCAATTATTCAAATCTTACCTTGAAATCGTGAAGTTACTTTTACCCCGTTTTTTGTTGTTTGAAAATGTTCAGGCATTCACTGTCGGGTTTCAAGATTCCAAAAAAAATAAAAACAGAGAGCGCTCTGAGCCATATGACCAACTTATAGCATCATCATTAGCCGAGATAGGATATAAAGTATTTAAGGAGGTTATACGGTCAGCTGATGTTGGAATCCCTCAAAGAAGAAAGAGATTCTTACTCTTAGCAATTGCTAAAGAGGATCCAGCTTTAATGCAAATTGGTGAGGATTCGCCATTTGATATTTTTAGGGGATATTTAAAGCCATTTAGGGCTTATAAAGGTTTGCCGCCGGAGGGTGATATTACGGTGGGCATGGCGATTTCAGACCTAGAAACCAATGCTCACAAGTTAATTTCGTGTGTCGACACAGACCAATCTGGTTTTATGCAAATTGACTACAGCGCTCCAAAAAAATTGAGCCCATATGTGTCCCTAATGCGTCACGGGATGAATGGTGATATGCCTGACAGCCTCAGGCTTGCCAACCATCGAATTAAAACAAAAAATAAATTTAAAAAAATACTGGACACCTGTGTTCACGGTAAAAATCTTTCATGTGATGATAGGGCTAGGCTTGGAATAAAAAAGCATGCATTGATGCCTCTAGCAATTGATCAACTCTCTGCAACTGTTACGACACTGCCAGATGATATAATCCATTATAGCGAACCAAGAATCCTTACTGTGCGAGAAATGGCAAGATTGCAATCGTTTCCGGATTGGTTTTCCTTTTTAGGGAAATATACTACAGGAAATAAAAAGAGAAAATCTGAATGCCCAAGATACACGCAAGTTGGTAATGCAGTCCCGCCATTGCTTGCTGAAGCGTTAGGGAGGACCCTGGCTAGCCTGGGTAATTGTTAG
- a CDS encoding helix-turn-helix domain-containing protein — protein sequence MSKGNGYVTSGQMAEALGCSRRNISRYCLDGLFPGAFRTMGGHWRIPKKYFSEAKGEKGKEDRPVPDQTGQPGQPGQTGQPGQHPVDGT from the coding sequence ATGAGTAAAGGCAACGGCTACGTAACCAGCGGCCAGATGGCAGAGGCCCTGGGCTGCTCCAGACGCAATATTTCCAGGTATTGCCTGGATGGTCTTTTCCCCGGTGCGTTCCGGACCATGGGCGGGCACTGGCGCATTCCCAAAAAATATTTTTCAGAGGCCAAGGGGGAAAAGGGCAAAGAAGATCGGCCAGTTCCAGACCAAACGGGACAACCAGGACAACCAGGCCAAACGGGACAACCAGGACAGCACCCCGTTGACGGCACTTAG
- a CDS encoding very short patch repair endonuclease, with amino-acid sequence MTDHLTKKQRSHLMASIHSTDTRPELIVRKLLHSMGFRFRLHRKDLPGKPDIVLPKYSTVIFVHGCFWHQHKNCKDGRIPETNRSFWETKLKTNVSRDANNVDKLKRMGWNVLIIWQCQLNNLSDLANFLQKELKNQIIS; translated from the coding sequence TTGACAGACCACCTCACCAAAAAACAAAGAAGCCATTTAATGGCTAGCATACATTCTACAGATACTAGGCCAGAGCTTATTGTCAGAAAACTACTACATTCGATGGGATTCAGGTTCAGGCTGCACAGGAAAGATTTACCAGGCAAGCCAGATATAGTATTGCCAAAATACTCAACAGTTATATTTGTACATGGTTGTTTCTGGCATCAACATAAAAATTGCAAGGACGGTAGGATTCCAGAGACAAACCGGTCTTTTTGGGAAACTAAACTCAAAACGAACGTGTCAAGGGATGCCAACAATGTTGACAAATTAAAACGCATGGGCTGGAATGTACTAATAATATGGCAATGTCAATTAAACAATTTAAGCGATCTTGCCAATTTTCTCCAGAAAGAATTGAAAAATCAAATTATATCTTAA
- a CDS encoding winged helix-turn-helix domain-containing protein, translating into MPKGTTAPASANGATKQEKGGARGESPAAPRNCVQLPAALLHPEHQARMGPALWVFLWLWREAGLQEGEWAGEVRNSRPIRLEEIAEATGIPLRTVRRHVAMLREAEYLETWKSGSAGLEFMVFLWDPEAEETGKNIPQNDRPAKNGRTEIIPVRPNMAGRDENSPHEGPNMAGRSGEQDPVRPNMAGRHPPRPPHKEFNISRERSLSSEGSHVSVSNVPAATERFNTTAPVETETTGAGPDSPVAGHKPETPGLARARQLLDRVQAWERPELTRTLQDKLGRLEPWQVEQAFEFVWRRHRHRNKGLDSPAAWWASMLARAADELARAGPG; encoded by the coding sequence GTGCCCAAAGGCACCACGGCCCCGGCAAGCGCTAACGGGGCCACAAAACAAGAAAAAGGCGGCGCGCGGGGCGAGAGCCCGGCAGCGCCGCGTAACTGTGTTCAGCTACCGGCTGCTTTATTGCACCCGGAGCACCAGGCCCGTATGGGCCCGGCGCTCTGGGTTTTTTTGTGGCTATGGCGGGAGGCCGGCCTGCAAGAAGGCGAGTGGGCCGGCGAGGTCCGCAACTCCCGGCCGATCAGGCTGGAAGAGATCGCAGAGGCTACCGGGATCCCCCTGCGCACCGTCAGAAGACACGTGGCCATGCTGCGCGAGGCCGAATACCTGGAGACCTGGAAGTCGGGTAGCGCAGGCCTGGAGTTCATGGTCTTTCTTTGGGACCCGGAGGCAGAGGAGACAGGAAAAAACATCCCGCAGAATGACCGTCCGGCCAAAAATGGCCGGACGGAAATCATTCCTGTGCGGCCAAATATGGCCGGACGGGATGAAAACAGCCCCCACGAGGGGCCAAATATGGCCGGACGATCCGGCGAACAAGATCCCGTCCGGCCAAATATGGCCGGACGCCACCCCCCCAGACCCCCCCATAAGGAATTTAATATTTCTAGAGAGCGTTCTCTTTCAAGTGAAGGCTCTCATGTAAGCGTTTCTAACGTACCAGCAGCAACAGAGCGCTTTAATACAACCGCTCCGGTTGAAACAGAGACCACCGGAGCGGGGCCCGACTCCCCCGTTGCTGGTCACAAGCCAGAAACACCAGGACTCGCCCGGGCGCGACAGCTCCTTGACCGGGTGCAGGCCTGGGAGCGTCCAGAGCTAACCCGAACCCTCCAAGACAAACTGGGGCGGCTTGAGCCGTGGCAGGTGGAACAGGCCTTTGAGTTCGTGTGGCGTCGTCACCGCCACCGGAACAAGGGCTTGGACTCACCGGCTGCGTGGTGGGCTTCCATGCTTGCGCGGGCGGCTGATGAGCTTGCACGGGCCGGCCCCGGATAG
- a CDS encoding ATP-binding protein, whose protein sequence is MAEKLHFIVNAELKSVIGKDLINNDNIAVLELVKNAYDAGSDKVKIYFNNTKSAEKESGFITIVDYGCGMDLNDIKEKWLNIAYSEKKEEKLKDGRRMAGNKGVGRFSCDRLGSRLDMYTLRQGGECIHLPIEWREFENSAKNKEIGHVALEYEIVPIALLKKLAENSQFKHGTILKITKLESEWGEDKLIKLKRELEKFINPHQAVDLQSFDIRLICPEYADSDSKKERSQRINGPVLNSIYDDLIERTSSIHSRIDKEGEHITTTLYHRGEELFTIIEENDYKSVLKDIEIHVMYLNQYDKALFTRRMGYQVLSFGSVFLFLHGFRVSPYGERNNDWLGLDNRKQQGYARYLGTREIFGRIEINDETPGRWRIISNREGIVNNEAFESLTDPTDGFFYRVFKKLEKYVIQGLGWDTLMMTDKELEERLVNQKWIVKSELPYRKEEKEKEKDVLSFIQDIIVAGGTKQANIQAFEFDSSLVKMLANQEKDAIADFFKKFQTFIEKSENPKDILENISKLRNMLEEEKDLVAKYRKERDEAREKAKKYQEEKKEAEQKAKSAEDTAHKAQYQAQKYEEENLFLKAEASQDLEDVVDMHHQIIAWAESISKDCRRALKNLKDTHAIKNEDKTVKAIENIEEQIRRIIQLASFATKKNLRLNAEPRKGDLLGFISEYLDHKHELKPIKLIKTHNMLNSDKNKYMSYFKPLEMTILVDNIVKNSKKASAKNIFIEIEKCEKNKLTIIFDDDGKGLDKEIINASDIFKRGFTTTDGSGIGLYHSMNTAKEMGGTLEVVESKRGGMALRFTVIRK, encoded by the coding sequence ATGGCAGAAAAATTACATTTTATCGTTAACGCTGAATTAAAAAGCGTTATAGGTAAGGACCTAATTAATAATGACAATATTGCTGTATTAGAGCTAGTTAAAAATGCATATGATGCTGGCTCTGATAAGGTAAAAATATATTTTAATAATACTAAAAGCGCTGAAAAAGAAAGCGGTTTTATAACGATTGTGGATTATGGCTGTGGGATGGATTTAAATGACATAAAGGAGAAATGGTTAAATATTGCTTATTCTGAAAAAAAAGAAGAAAAACTAAAAGACGGCAGGAGAATGGCCGGCAACAAAGGAGTTGGCAGGTTTTCATGCGACAGGCTTGGCTCAAGATTGGATATGTATACTTTAAGACAAGGTGGGGAATGTATTCATTTGCCCATTGAGTGGCGTGAGTTTGAAAATTCAGCGAAAAACAAAGAAATTGGCCACGTTGCACTTGAATACGAAATAGTTCCAATCGCTTTGTTGAAAAAACTGGCCGAAAATAGCCAGTTTAAACATGGTACTATTCTTAAAATTACCAAGCTTGAAAGTGAGTGGGGTGAAGATAAATTAATAAAGCTCAAGAGAGAGCTAGAAAAGTTTATAAACCCACACCAAGCCGTTGATCTGCAATCATTTGACATTAGATTGATATGCCCTGAATATGCTGATAGCGATTCAAAAAAAGAAAGATCACAGAGGATTAACGGGCCTGTTTTAAATAGCATTTATGATGATTTGATTGAAAGGACATCATCAATACATTCTAGGATTGACAAGGAAGGTGAGCATATAACAACTACGTTATATCATCGTGGCGAAGAATTATTTACAATAATTGAGGAAAACGACTATAAGAGTGTTTTGAAAGATATTGAAATACATGTGATGTATCTCAACCAATATGATAAGGCACTATTTACCAGGAGAATGGGTTATCAGGTCTTGTCCTTTGGATCCGTTTTTTTGTTTTTACATGGGTTTAGAGTTAGCCCTTATGGAGAACGCAACAATGACTGGCTAGGTTTGGATAACCGAAAACAGCAAGGATATGCGAGATATCTTGGCACCAGGGAAATTTTCGGTCGAATAGAAATTAATGATGAGACACCTGGTAGATGGAGGATAATTTCAAACCGAGAAGGTATAGTGAACAATGAGGCCTTTGAAAGTTTGACAGATCCTACTGACGGCTTCTTTTATAGAGTTTTTAAAAAATTAGAGAAGTATGTTATCCAAGGATTAGGGTGGGATACCTTAATGATGACCGATAAGGAGCTGGAAGAGAGACTAGTTAACCAGAAATGGATAGTTAAGTCGGAGCTGCCTTACAGAAAAGAAGAGAAAGAGAAAGAAAAAGATGTTTTAAGCTTTATTCAAGATATTATTGTTGCGGGTGGAACCAAACAGGCCAATATCCAAGCATTCGAATTTGACTCTTCACTTGTAAAAATGCTAGCAAATCAAGAAAAGGATGCAATTGCAGATTTTTTTAAAAAATTTCAAACTTTCATTGAAAAAAGCGAAAACCCAAAAGATATTTTGGAAAATATTAGTAAGCTCAGAAATATGCTTGAAGAAGAGAAAGATTTAGTGGCAAAATACCGCAAAGAGAGAGACGAGGCGAGAGAAAAAGCAAAAAAATATCAAGAAGAAAAAAAGGAAGCGGAACAAAAGGCAAAGTCTGCTGAAGATACTGCTCACAAGGCACAATATCAAGCGCAGAAATATGAAGAAGAAAACTTGTTTTTAAAGGCTGAGGCTAGCCAAGACCTTGAAGATGTTGTTGATATGCATCATCAAATTATTGCATGGGCCGAGTCTATCTCAAAAGATTGTCGACGAGCATTAAAAAATTTAAAAGATACCCACGCTATAAAAAACGAAGATAAGACTGTAAAGGCCATAGAAAACATTGAAGAGCAAATAAGAAGAATAATTCAATTGGCTAGCTTTGCAACCAAGAAAAATTTGAGACTAAATGCGGAACCAAGAAAAGGAGATTTACTTGGATTTATTAGTGAATACCTTGATCATAAACATGAACTTAAGCCTATTAAATTAATTAAAACACATAACATGTTGAATTCCGATAAGAATAAATATATGTCATACTTCAAGCCTTTGGAGATGACAATACTTGTCGATAACATTGTTAAAAACTCTAAAAAGGCAAGCGCAAAAAATATATTCATTGAAATTGAAAAATGCGAAAAAAATAAATTGACTATTATTTTTGATGACGATGGTAAGGGCCTTGACAAAGAAATAATAAATGCGTCCGACATTTTTAAGCGTGGTTTCACTACCACCGACGGATCTGGAATAGGACTTTATCATTCTATGAATACTGCTAAGGAGATGGGTGGGACTCTTGAAGTAGTGGAGTCTAAAAGAGGTGGTATGGCACTTAGGTTTACCGTTATTCGTAAATAG
- a CDS encoding helix-turn-helix domain-containing protein → MASKNQHFGEKLKAWMDIQEMNAPQLADILGCSKTAAYQYKDGRVPEWNFLLKLSKVMGESIEDLLDPRVGTSIEEEGGRAWIRLPRGHPTLKSRERKLLEDVVDILVLDGPAGVYTKMIQQAVETGKHGVGTEKKIDGPCSEKKKEGRESQG, encoded by the coding sequence TTGGCTAGCAAGAACCAGCATTTTGGAGAGAAGCTTAAAGCCTGGATGGATATCCAGGAAATGAATGCTCCACAACTAGCTGATATTTTAGGTTGTTCTAAGACTGCTGCATATCAGTATAAAGACGGCAGAGTGCCGGAGTGGAATTTTCTCTTGAAATTGAGCAAGGTCATGGGGGAATCTATCGAGGACTTGCTAGATCCTCGTGTGGGGACCTCGATCGAGGAAGAAGGGGGGAGAGCCTGGATCCGATTACCGCGTGGACATCCCACACTCAAGAGCAGAGAGCGAAAGCTCCTTGAGGATGTCGTAGACATCCTAGTTCTTGACGGGCCTGCCGGCGTATACACCAAGATGATTCAGCAAGCTGTGGAGACCGGCAAACACGGGGTAGGCACAGAGAAGAAAATAGACGGGCCCTGCTCGGAGAAGAAGAAGGAAGGTCGAGAAAGCCAAGGCTAA